TTTCTTCACTGGTCAAATGGGTGTTGCGAATAATGATGCGGGTTACGGTAACCGTCCTGGTGTAGAAGGTTACACTTCGGATCCTAATTTCTCATTAGGCAGCAAGCTTGGTTTACAAGGTACTTTTGCGCTAACAGAGCAAACTCAAATTGTGGGTCAACTTGTTTCTCGTGGTGTGGATGATTGGACTCCTGAGATGGAATGGGCTTTCTTAAGCCATGAATTTGATAACGGTTTCACTACGCGTATCGGTCGCTTACGTGTACCTCTGTACATGTATTCTGATTATCTAGAAGTGGGCTATGCACAACCTTGGGTCAATCCACCTGCGGACGTATATACTATCGTACCTGTAAGTTCATACGATGGTATCGATATTATTTATGATACTGACCTAGGTGATGCAAGTTTATCATTACAGGCGAGTTATGGTCATGACACGGATGATGCAAAATCTAACCCTTTAGGTGTCGATGTTAAGTTTGATAATACGATTGGTTTTTCTGCGACACTTTCTTATGAAGAGTGGGTATTCCGTGGTACTTACTTCCAAAGTAAATTGAAATCTGGCAAGATCATGGGAGGAGCTTTATCTTCATTACAAAGTTTTGAAGATGACGAAGCTCAATTTGCTGGTGTTGGTATTAGCTACGAT
This Moritella sp. 5 DNA region includes the following protein-coding sequences:
- a CDS encoding porin, translated to MKKAFIMLPLAVACASQFAIAATTDAQRLAQLEQELAILQEASSYDSLSDRMSINGFFTGQMGVANNDAGYGNRPGVEGYTSDPNFSLGSKLGLQGTFALTEQTQIVGQLVSRGVDDWTPEMEWAFLSHEFDNGFTTRIGRLRVPLYMYSDYLEVGYAQPWVNPPADVYTIVPVSSYDGIDIIYDTDLGDASLSLQASYGHDTDDAKSNPLGVDVKFDNTIGFSATLSYEEWVFRGTYFQSKLKSGKIMGGALSSLQSFEDDEAQFAGVGISYDNGSFLAISEYTMSKVEGGYSDTDSAYITLGYRIDAFTPYVNYSYLKTTDDSDRALDPIGSASLNWERTTYSIGTRYDISSNLALKLDVTYAGDFGDSSGGLEANSHNQITNLKAGQSPLNEFDDTIVYTVSFDAVF